In Bradyrhizobium sp. G127, one genomic interval encodes:
- a CDS encoding MBL fold metallo-hydrolase, whose translation MKVTRRRVFGLLAGAVAVIGLPSVWISRMKTYAGPKSDHFDGTTFFDPDGAPPKKLWEVLRWQFGGDRKRQVWPERAPSPHSDVPPPQVNEGKVRMSYVGHVSWLIQTAGLNILIDPVWSERASPVSFAGPKRVNDPGIAFENLPPIDVVLVSHGHYDHLDMRTLSKLAAKFSPRVITPLGNDVTIASSDASIRAEAFDWNDRVEIGNGVAVSLVATRHWTARGLFDRNKALWASFVLETPAGKIYIVCDSGYGTGTHFRRVREAHGPLRAAILPIGAYEPRWFMRDQHMNPEDAVKALADCGAEMALAHHHGTFQLTDEAIDAPLNDLAAALDAAGVAPEKFVALKPGQVCEI comes from the coding sequence ATGAAGGTCACTCGCCGCCGTGTTTTTGGTCTGCTCGCAGGTGCTGTCGCCGTCATTGGCCTGCCATCCGTCTGGATCTCCCGCATGAAAACCTATGCCGGCCCGAAGTCCGATCATTTCGACGGCACGACGTTTTTCGACCCTGACGGCGCGCCGCCGAAGAAGCTCTGGGAGGTGCTGCGCTGGCAGTTTGGAGGCGACCGGAAGCGGCAGGTGTGGCCCGAGCGCGCGCCGAGCCCTCACTCGGATGTGCCGCCGCCGCAGGTGAACGAAGGCAAGGTGCGGATGTCCTATGTCGGCCATGTGAGCTGGCTGATCCAGACCGCCGGGCTGAATATCCTGATCGATCCGGTGTGGTCAGAGCGCGCGTCGCCGGTGAGCTTCGCGGGGCCGAAGCGGGTCAACGATCCCGGCATTGCGTTCGAGAACCTGCCGCCGATCGACGTGGTGCTGGTCTCGCACGGCCATTACGATCATCTGGACATGCGTACCCTGTCGAAGCTCGCGGCAAAGTTCTCGCCGCGAGTCATCACGCCGCTCGGCAACGACGTCACGATCGCATCGAGCGATGCGTCCATCCGCGCCGAGGCGTTCGACTGGAACGATCGCGTCGAGATCGGCAATGGCGTTGCGGTGTCGCTGGTTGCCACAAGGCACTGGACCGCGCGCGGGCTGTTCGACCGTAACAAGGCGCTGTGGGCGAGCTTCGTGCTGGAGACGCCGGCCGGAAAAATCTACATCGTATGCGATTCCGGCTACGGCACCGGCACGCATTTTCGCCGCGTGCGCGAAGCGCATGGGCCGTTACGCGCGGCGATCCTGCCGATCGGCGCCTACGAGCCGCGCTGGTTCATGCGCGATCAGCACATGAATCCCGAGGACGCCGTGAAGGCGCTGGCCGATTGCGGGGCGGAGATGGCGCTGGCCCATCATCACGGCACGTTTCAATTGACCGACGAAGCGATCGACGCGCCGCTCAACGATCTGGCTGCGGCGCTTGATGCTGCCGGTGTCGCGCCGGAAAAATTCGTCGCGCTGAAGCCCGGTCAGGTGTGCGAGATTTGA
- the rplS gene encoding 50S ribosomal protein L19 yields the protein MDLIQELDKEQLEKLSAGKTVPDFGPGDTVIVNVKVVEGERSRVQAYEGVCIGRHGGGIHESFTVRKISYGEGVERVFPVYSPMIDSIKLVRRGKVRRAKLYYLRGLRGKSARIVEKQDNREKEAPKAASGA from the coding sequence ATGGACCTCATTCAAGAGCTCGACAAAGAGCAGCTCGAAAAGCTTTCCGCCGGAAAGACCGTTCCCGATTTCGGACCGGGCGACACCGTGATCGTCAACGTCAAGGTTGTCGAAGGCGAGCGTTCGCGCGTGCAGGCCTATGAAGGCGTCTGCATCGGCCGTCATGGCGGCGGCATTCACGAGAGCTTCACTGTCCGCAAGATTTCCTACGGCGAAGGCGTGGAACGCGTGTTTCCGGTCTATTCGCCGATGATCGACTCGATCAAGCTCGTGCGCCGCGGCAAGGTGCGTCGCGCCAAGCTGTATTATCTGCGCGGTCTGCGCGGCAAGTCGGCGCGCATCGTCGAGAAGCAGGACAATCGCGAAAAGGAAGCGCCGAAGGCAGCTTCCGGCGCGTAA
- a CDS encoding metallopeptidase family protein, giving the protein MWPTAKSPTLAEMESIAHDAFARLPKHFRDLCEGLIIHVDDFPSDEVLEEMKAESEFDLLGLFQGVGLPFQSSGDIAPLPNMVWLYRRPILDYWAEHDETLGHVITHVLVHEIGHHFGLSDDDMEAIEASVS; this is encoded by the coding sequence ATGTGGCCGACCGCAAAATCCCCCACCCTCGCCGAGATGGAATCCATCGCGCATGACGCGTTCGCGCGGCTGCCGAAACATTTTCGCGACCTGTGCGAGGGGCTGATCATCCATGTCGATGATTTCCCCTCGGACGAAGTTCTGGAAGAGATGAAGGCGGAGAGCGAGTTCGATCTGCTCGGACTGTTTCAGGGTGTCGGCCTGCCGTTCCAATCGAGCGGCGACATCGCGCCGCTGCCGAACATGGTCTGGCTCTATCGCCGCCCGATCCTCGACTACTGGGCCGAACACGACGAGACGCTCGGCCACGTCATTACGCACGTTCTGGTGCACGAGATCGGCCACCATTTTGGTCTGTCAGATGACGACATGGAAGCGATCGAAGCCAGCGTGAGCTAG
- the ffh gene encoding signal recognition particle protein gives MFDNLSEKLGGILDRLTRRGALSEADVDAAMREVRRALLEADVALDVVRSFTDKVREQAIGATVVKSVTPGQMVVKIVHDQLVETLGSDGQQIDLNAPAPVAIMMVGLQGSGKTTTTAKLARRLTQRDKKKVLMASLDVYRPAAQEQLAVLGRDLSVETLPIVAGQKPVQIAQRALQAAKLGGYDIVLLDTAGRTTLDEEMMTEAAEVKTAAKPHEVLLVADSLTGQDAVNLARAFDQRVGLTGIVLTRVDGDGRGGAALSMRAVTGKPIKLIGTGEKTDALEDFHPSRIAGRILGMGDVVSLVEKAAAHIDAEKAARVAEKMRKGKFDLADLRDQLAQMQTMGGLGGLMGMMPGIAKMKNQIAAANLDDKVVKRQMAVIDSMTREERKNPDILKASRKKRIAAGAGLKVEEVNKLLKMHRNMADMMKAMGQGKRGPLAGMAQAMGFGGGGMPSADAMKELAAKMPGGIPQGAPSLPKDFPGLPGLGKPTLPGLGGFPGIGKKK, from the coding sequence ATGTTCGACAATCTGTCGGAAAAGCTCGGAGGCATACTCGATCGGCTGACGCGGCGCGGTGCGCTGTCGGAAGCCGACGTCGACGCCGCCATGCGCGAGGTGCGCCGCGCGCTGCTCGAAGCCGACGTCGCCCTCGACGTGGTGCGCTCGTTCACCGACAAGGTGCGCGAGCAGGCGATCGGCGCCACCGTCGTCAAGTCGGTGACCCCCGGCCAGATGGTGGTGAAGATCGTCCACGACCAGCTCGTGGAAACGCTCGGCTCCGACGGCCAGCAGATCGATCTCAACGCGCCCGCGCCCGTCGCCATCATGATGGTCGGCTTGCAGGGCTCCGGCAAAACCACCACCACCGCCAAGCTTGCACGCCGCCTCACCCAGCGCGACAAGAAGAAAGTGCTGATGGCGTCGCTCGACGTCTATCGTCCGGCCGCGCAGGAACAGCTTGCCGTGCTCGGCCGCGATCTCTCGGTCGAAACGCTGCCCATCGTCGCCGGCCAGAAGCCGGTGCAGATCGCGCAGCGCGCGCTGCAGGCGGCGAAGCTCGGCGGCTACGACATCGTGCTGCTCGACACCGCGGGCCGCACCACCCTCGACGAAGAGATGATGACTGAAGCGGCGGAGGTGAAAACCGCCGCCAAGCCGCATGAAGTGCTGCTGGTCGCCGACTCGCTGACCGGTCAGGACGCGGTCAATCTGGCGCGCGCCTTCGACCAGCGCGTCGGCCTCACCGGCATCGTGCTGACCCGCGTCGACGGCGACGGCCGCGGCGGCGCGGCGCTCTCCATGCGCGCCGTTACCGGCAAGCCGATCAAGCTGATCGGCACCGGTGAAAAAACCGATGCGCTGGAAGATTTCCATCCCTCGCGTATCGCGGGCCGCATCCTCGGCATGGGCGACGTCGTCTCGCTGGTCGAGAAGGCCGCCGCGCATATCGACGCCGAGAAAGCCGCGCGCGTCGCCGAGAAGATGCGCAAGGGCAAGTTCGATCTTGCCGACCTGCGCGATCAGCTCGCGCAGATGCAGACCATGGGCGGCCTCGGCGGGCTGATGGGCATGATGCCCGGCATTGCCAAGATGAAGAACCAGATCGCCGCGGCGAATCTCGACGACAAGGTCGTGAAGCGGCAGATGGCCGTGATCGACTCCATGACGCGCGAGGAGCGCAAGAATCCCGACATCCTCAAGGCCAGTCGCAAGAAGCGCATCGCCGCCGGCGCAGGCCTCAAGGTCGAGGAAGTCAACAAGCTGCTCAAGATGCACCGGAACATGGCCGACATGATGAAGGCCATGGGTCAGGGCAAGCGCGGCCCGCTGGCGGGCATGGCGCAGGCGATGGGCTTCGGCGGAGGCGGCATGCCGTCGGCCGACGCCATGAAAGAATTGGCGGCGAAGATGCCCGGCGGAATTCCGCAAGGCGCGCCTTCGCTGCCGAAAGATTTTCCGGGCCTTCCGGGCCTGGGGAAACCGACATTGCCGGGCCTCGGTGGATTTCCGGGGATCGGCAAGAAGAAATAA
- the rpsP gene encoding 30S ribosomal protein S16, producing the protein MSVVIRLARAGTKKRPVYHVVVADSRFPRDGRFIERLGHFNPLLPKDNEARLKLDLDKVKAWLAKGAQPSDRVLRFLDAAGVKKREPRKNPEKAVPRKERKAAAEAKPAA; encoded by the coding sequence ATGTCAGTCGTCATTCGTCTCGCCCGCGCCGGCACCAAGAAGCGTCCGGTCTATCACGTCGTCGTCGCCGACTCGCGCTTTCCGCGCGACGGCCGCTTCATCGAGCGTCTCGGCCACTTCAACCCGCTGCTGCCGAAGGACAACGAAGCCCGCCTCAAGCTCGACCTCGACAAGGTCAAGGCCTGGCTCGCCAAGGGCGCGCAGCCGTCGGACCGCGTGCTGCGCTTCCTCGATGCGGCAGGCGTCAAGAAGCGCGAACCGCGCAAGAATCCCGAGAAGGCCGTGCCGCGTAAGGAGCGCAAGGCCGCCGCTGAAGCAAAGCCGGCTGCCTAA
- the dapF gene encoding diaminopimelate epimerase, giving the protein MSTLANHSFAKMNGIGNEIVVVDLRDSAAVVTPDEARAIASPAGVPYDQLMVLQPPRVQGTAAFIRIFNNDGSEAAACGNGMRCVARQVFEETGKTALTFETRAGLLNCWQGPSPDLYTVDMGVPKFGWKDIPLAEEFRDTRYIELQVGPIDAPVLHSPSVVSMGNPHAIFWVDDIEAYDLERFGPLLENHPIFPDRANITLAHIVDREHIVMRTWERGAGLTKACGSAACATAVAAARLKRTERTVHMKLPGGELTIEWRTQDDHVLMTGPAAFEFEGHFDPALFASVAADRSV; this is encoded by the coding sequence ATGAGTACGCTGGCCAACCATAGCTTCGCCAAGATGAACGGTATCGGCAACGAGATCGTCGTTGTCGATCTTCGCGATTCGGCGGCGGTCGTCACGCCCGATGAAGCGCGCGCCATCGCGTCGCCCGCCGGCGTGCCCTACGATCAATTGATGGTGTTGCAGCCGCCGCGCGTGCAAGGCACTGCCGCCTTCATCCGGATTTTCAACAATGACGGCTCGGAAGCCGCGGCCTGCGGCAACGGCATGCGGTGCGTGGCGCGGCAGGTGTTCGAGGAAACCGGCAAGACCGCGCTGACCTTCGAAACCCGGGCCGGGCTGCTGAACTGCTGGCAGGGACCGTCGCCCGATCTTTATACCGTCGACATGGGCGTGCCGAAGTTCGGCTGGAAGGATATCCCGCTCGCCGAGGAGTTTCGCGACACGCGCTATATCGAATTGCAGGTCGGGCCGATCGACGCGCCGGTGCTGCATTCGCCTTCGGTGGTCAGCATGGGCAACCCGCACGCCATCTTCTGGGTCGACGACATTGAGGCCTACGATCTCGAACGCTTCGGCCCGTTGCTGGAAAACCATCCGATCTTCCCCGACCGCGCCAACATCACGCTCGCCCATATCGTGGACCGCGAGCATATCGTCATGCGCACCTGGGAGCGCGGCGCGGGGCTGACCAAGGCCTGTGGTTCGGCGGCTTGTGCCACCGCAGTGGCAGCGGCCCGGCTGAAGCGGACCGAGCGCACGGTGCATATGAAGCTGCCCGGCGGCGAACTGACCATCGAATGGCGCACACAGGACGATCACGTGCTGATGACTGGCCCAGCGGCCTTCGAGTTCGAGGGCCATTTCGATCCGGCGCTGTTCGCGAGTGTGGCGGCTGACAGGTCCGTATAA
- a CDS encoding VOC family protein: protein MSARPPVAPYLTVSPAAGAIAFYTAAFDAKQKALMPALDGLRILHCELEINGGALFLSDAFPEFGTARTPLPGEPVTMSVSLEFTTGEKVDEVFERATKLGAKGEVSPAYSFWGTRTAIIRDPFGHRWIMNGPLSQK, encoded by the coding sequence ATGTCCGCACGACCGCCGGTTGCGCCCTATCTGACTGTTTCGCCGGCCGCCGGTGCCATTGCCTTCTATACCGCCGCTTTCGACGCCAAGCAGAAGGCGCTGATGCCCGCGCTGGATGGGTTGCGCATCCTGCACTGCGAACTTGAAATCAACGGCGGCGCGCTGTTCCTGTCCGACGCATTCCCTGAATTCGGTACCGCGCGCACGCCTCTCCCCGGTGAGCCGGTCACCATGTCGGTCAGCCTGGAATTCACGACGGGCGAGAAGGTCGACGAGGTCTTCGAGCGCGCCACTAAACTGGGCGCGAAAGGCGAGGTGAGCCCGGCCTACTCGTTCTGGGGCACGCGCACCGCGATTATCCGCGATCCGTTCGGCCATCGCTGGATCATGAACGGTCCGCTGTCGCAAAAGTAA
- the trmD gene encoding tRNA (guanosine(37)-N1)-methyltransferase TrmD — MWRATVLTLFPEMFPGPLGISLAGKALASGLWALDARDIRDSATDKHRSVDDTPAGGGPGMVLRADVLAAAIDAAGVEGNRPRLLMSPRGRPLTQQRVVELAARPGPLIVCGRFEGIDQRVIEARQLEEISLGDYVLSGGEIAAMALIDACVRLLPGVMGKLSSGTDESFSDGLLEYPQYTRPQNFEGRPIPDILVSGDHARIAAWRRAEAETLTKARRPDLWAAKNAQIAPTRPPKNTTKG, encoded by the coding sequence ATGTGGCGCGCCACCGTGCTCACGCTGTTTCCGGAGATGTTTCCCGGCCCGCTCGGCATCAGCCTCGCGGGCAAGGCGCTCGCATCCGGTCTTTGGGCGCTTGACGCCCGCGATATCCGCGACTCAGCCACCGACAAACATCGCAGCGTCGATGACACTCCCGCCGGCGGCGGCCCCGGCATGGTGCTGCGCGCCGACGTGCTGGCGGCGGCCATCGATGCCGCCGGTGTGGAGGGGAACCGCCCCCGCCTGCTGATGAGTCCTCGCGGTCGGCCATTGACCCAGCAGCGGGTTGTGGAACTCGCCGCCCGCCCCGGTCCGCTGATCGTCTGCGGCCGGTTCGAAGGCATCGACCAGCGGGTCATCGAGGCCCGCCAGCTCGAGGAAATTTCCCTGGGGGACTATGTGCTCTCGGGCGGCGAAATCGCAGCCATGGCCCTGATAGACGCCTGCGTGCGGCTTCTGCCCGGGGTCATGGGGAAGCTAAGCTCTGGAACCGACGAGAGTTTCTCCGATGGCCTGCTGGAATACCCCCAGTACACCCGGCCCCAGAATTTCGAGGGCCGGCCGATTCCCGACATTCTGGTGTCTGGCGACCACGCCCGAATCGCAGCCTGGCGCCGGGCCGAGGCCGAGACCCTGACAAAAGCCCGCCGGCCCGACCTCTGGGCCGCCAAAAACGCCCAAATCGCACCAACCAGACCGCCAAAAAACACGACGAAAGGGTGA
- the leuC gene encoding 3-isopropylmalate dehydratase large subunit, with amino-acid sequence MAKATTLYDKIWNDHLVDEQPDGTCLLYIDRHLVHEVTSPQAFEGLRTTGRKVRAPKKTLAVVDHNVPTTDRSKPNPDPESAEQIAALAENARAFGVEYFNEFDKRQGIVHVIGPEQGFTLPGTTIVCGDSHTSTHGAFGALAHGIGTSEVEHVLATQTLIQKKAKNMRATVDGALPDGVTAKDIILAIIGEIGTAGGTGYVLEYAGEAIRSLSVEGRMTVCNMSIEGGARAGLIAPDEKAYEFLKGRPMAPKGAEWDAAVRYWDTLRTDDGAHFDAEIRLDAAKLPPIVTWGTSPEDVVSISGFVPDPAKIADEAKRLSKQRALDYMGLKAGTKITDIKLDRVFIGSCTNGRIEDLRAAAKVVAGHTVNGNLNAMIVPGSGLVKEQAEAEGLDKIFIKAGFEWREPGCSMCLAMNPDKLSPEERCASTSNRNFEGRQGFKGRTHLVSPAMAAAAAIAGHFVDIREWRSA; translated from the coding sequence ATGGCCAAAGCGACCACGCTGTACGACAAGATATGGAACGACCACCTGGTTGATGAGCAGCCCGACGGCACCTGCCTGCTCTACATCGACCGGCATCTTGTCCATGAGGTGACCTCGCCGCAGGCTTTCGAAGGGCTGCGCACCACCGGCCGCAAGGTTCGCGCGCCGAAGAAGACGCTCGCTGTGGTCGATCATAACGTCCCCACCACCGACCGCTCCAAACCCAATCCCGATCCGGAGAGCGCCGAACAGATCGCGGCGCTGGCGGAAAATGCCCGCGCGTTCGGCGTCGAATACTTCAACGAGTTCGACAAGCGTCAGGGCATCGTCCACGTCATCGGCCCGGAGCAGGGCTTTACCTTGCCGGGCACGACGATCGTTTGCGGCGACAGCCACACCTCGACGCATGGCGCATTCGGCGCGCTCGCGCATGGCATCGGCACGTCGGAGGTCGAGCATGTGCTCGCCACCCAGACGCTGATCCAGAAGAAAGCAAAGAACATGCGCGCCACCGTCGACGGCGCGTTGCCGGACGGCGTCACCGCCAAGGACATCATTCTTGCGATCATCGGCGAGATCGGCACCGCGGGCGGCACCGGTTACGTGCTGGAATACGCCGGCGAAGCGATCCGTTCGCTCTCGGTGGAAGGCCGCATGACGGTCTGCAACATGTCGATCGAAGGCGGCGCCCGCGCCGGCCTGATCGCGCCTGATGAGAAGGCCTACGAATTCCTGAAAGGCCGCCCGATGGCCCCGAAGGGCGCCGAATGGGACGCCGCGGTGCGTTACTGGGACACGCTGCGCACTGACGACGGCGCGCATTTCGATGCCGAGATCAGACTGGACGCAGCGAAGCTGCCGCCAATCGTGACCTGGGGCACCTCGCCGGAAGACGTGGTGTCGATTTCCGGATTCGTGCCCGATCCCGCGAAGATCGCGGATGAAGCCAAGCGCTTGTCGAAGCAGCGCGCGCTCGACTACATGGGCCTCAAGGCCGGGACGAAGATCACCGACATCAAGCTCGACCGCGTCTTCATCGGCTCCTGCACCAACGGACGCATCGAGGATCTGCGCGCTGCCGCGAAGGTGGTCGCGGGTCACACCGTCAACGGCAATCTCAATGCGATGATCGTGCCGGGTTCGGGTCTCGTGAAGGAACAGGCGGAAGCCGAAGGGCTCGACAAGATCTTCATCAAAGCTGGTTTCGAGTGGCGCGAGCCGGGCTGCTCGATGTGCCTTGCGATGAATCCGGACAAGCTGTCGCCGGAAGAGCGCTGCGCCTCGACCTCGAACCGCAACTTCGAAGGCCGTCAGGGCTTCAAGGGCCGCACCCACTTGGTGTCGCCCGCGATGGCCGCAGCCGCCGCGATCGCCGGACACTTTGTCGACATCCGCGAGTGGCGATCCGCATAA
- the rimM gene encoding ribosome maturation factor RimM (Essential for efficient processing of 16S rRNA), which translates to MTRDSRICVAKIGAAHGVRGEVKLWPFTEDPMAVIDYGPLSSKDGARQFEVVRARIAKDHLVAVLKGIATREDAERVNGVELYIARDRLPPTEAGEYYHADLIGLRAIDEVGAAIGKVLAVHNFGAGDIIEIAPPQGPTLLLPFTDAVVPTVDLAEGHVVIVMPHEIEGDEPQDADI; encoded by the coding sequence GTGACGCGCGACTCGCGTATTTGCGTCGCGAAAATCGGCGCCGCGCATGGCGTGCGCGGCGAAGTAAAATTGTGGCCTTTCACCGAAGACCCGATGGCGGTCATCGATTACGGGCCGCTGTCGAGTAAGGACGGCGCGCGCCAGTTTGAAGTGGTGCGCGCCCGGATCGCGAAGGATCATCTGGTCGCGGTGCTCAAGGGCATCGCGACGCGCGAGGATGCCGAGCGCGTCAACGGCGTCGAGCTCTACATCGCGCGCGACAGGCTGCCGCCGACGGAGGCGGGCGAATATTACCACGCCGACCTGATCGGGCTGCGCGCGATCGACGAAGTTGGCGCCGCGATCGGAAAGGTCCTCGCGGTTCATAATTTCGGCGCGGGCGACATCATCGAGATCGCGCCGCCGCAGGGACCGACACTACTGCTGCCGTTCACCGATGCGGTGGTGCCGACCGTCGATCTGGCCGAAGGCCATGTGGTCATCGTGATGCCGCACGAGATCGAGGGCGACGAGCCGCAAGACGCCGACATCTGA
- a CDS encoding SIMPL domain-containing protein (The SIMPL domain is named for its presence in mouse protein SIMPL (signalling molecule that associates with mouse pelle-like kinase). Bacterial member BP26, from Brucella, was shown to assemble into a channel-like structure, while YggE from E. coli has been associated with resistance to oxidative stress.), with the protein MRFRTLIAAIALAATASSAFGQTAAPTISVNGEATISVPPDIAQIDSGVTTEAKTAREASEANNKAMGIVLLALKNAGIAEKDFQTSRLSLSPQSAPGRNANAPFQIVGYRASNRVTVTIRDITKVADTIDVLVGSGANEISGISFAVSKASKLLDEARSEAIADARRKAEIYAQAANVTVGAPISISEEATPGPIPYRKMAAGMAASAPVAQGEETLRVTVSVSYELKPKAQ; encoded by the coding sequence ATGCGCTTCCGCACTCTCATCGCCGCCATCGCTCTCGCCGCCACGGCCTCATCGGCGTTCGGGCAGACGGCGGCGCCGACAATCTCGGTAAACGGCGAAGCGACGATTTCGGTGCCGCCGGATATCGCGCAGATCGACAGCGGCGTGACCACGGAAGCGAAAACCGCCCGCGAAGCGTCCGAAGCCAACAACAAGGCGATGGGCATCGTGCTGCTGGCGCTGAAGAACGCAGGCATTGCGGAAAAGGATTTCCAGACCTCGCGGCTGTCGCTGTCGCCGCAGAGCGCGCCGGGCCGCAACGCCAATGCGCCGTTCCAGATCGTCGGCTACCGCGCCAGCAACCGCGTCACCGTCACCATCCGCGACATCACCAAGGTCGCCGACACCATCGACGTTCTGGTGGGCTCGGGCGCCAACGAGATCAGCGGCATCAGCTTCGCGGTCTCAAAAGCGTCGAAGCTGCTGGACGAGGCCCGCTCCGAGGCGATCGCCGACGCCCGGCGCAAGGCGGAGATTTACGCGCAGGCGGCGAATGTCACGGTCGGCGCACCGATCAGCATTTCCGAAGAAGCCACGCCGGGGCCGATCCCGTACCGCAAGATGGCGGCAGGCATGGCCGCGTCCGCGCCGGTGGCACAAGGCGAGGAAACGCTGCGGGTGACGGTCAGCGTGTCCTACGAGCTGAAGCCGAAAGCGCAGTAA
- a CDS encoding GyrI-like domain-containing protein, which translates to MSNTRVAVLVALALVVVAAVWTNMSSKGPVAPQPGPTTATAPPPASTAAPSPALSPSTDATPAPPAPTASPVAPAAPAGETSAPPAAAQTPATPPATPATPPAAEAPAAAPAAPNVQTADPFGEEQTLTAKKVVILKGSANWDSAFETLVASLKTLSDFVAKQGIKPAGPSLIVYTSTDDAGFTYQAEIPVDQEPKNLAKGMSIGTSPEGATLKFVHRGSYDNMDNTYEAITNHLDDKKLEAKDTFIEEYITDPLTTTEDKLVINVFVPLK; encoded by the coding sequence ATGAGTAATACCCGTGTTGCCGTCCTGGTCGCCCTGGCGCTGGTCGTCGTGGCTGCGGTCTGGACGAACATGTCCTCCAAAGGACCCGTCGCGCCTCAGCCCGGTCCGACCACCGCAACCGCGCCGCCGCCAGCTTCCACCGCGGCACCCTCTCCGGCCCTGAGCCCTTCGACCGACGCAACACCGGCTCCGCCGGCGCCGACAGCATCTCCTGTGGCTCCCGCCGCACCCGCCGGCGAGACGTCCGCGCCCCCAGCTGCCGCGCAAACACCGGCGACGCCGCCTGCAACGCCGGCCACTCCACCGGCCGCCGAAGCACCGGCCGCCGCGCCAGCCGCTCCGAACGTGCAAACCGCCGACCCGTTCGGCGAGGAGCAGACCCTGACCGCGAAGAAGGTCGTGATCCTGAAAGGCTCGGCGAACTGGGATTCCGCATTCGAGACGCTGGTGGCTTCGTTGAAGACGCTATCTGATTTCGTCGCCAAGCAAGGCATCAAGCCCGCCGGTCCGTCGCTGATCGTCTACACCTCGACCGATGACGCCGGCTTCACCTATCAGGCCGAGATTCCGGTCGATCAGGAGCCGAAAAATCTGGCCAAGGGCATGAGCATCGGCACATCACCGGAAGGCGCGACGCTGAAATTCGTCCATCGCGGCTCCTACGACAACATGGACAACACCTACGAGGCGATCACCAATCATCTCGACGACAAGAAACTGGAAGCGAAGGACACCTTCATTGAAGAATACATTACCGATCCGCTGACGACGACCGAAGACAAGCTCGTCATCAATGTGTTCGTTCCGCTCAAGTAG